Genomic segment of Thermoplasmata archaeon:
GTTCGGCACTGTGATAGGAAAACTTGCCAGACCTTCCGTCGTCTACTCCATAGACCTCAATCCCGAAGCGGAGCACTTCGCCCGCCTTAATGCGGAGAAGAATCACATAGATTGCATCAAACCGATGACAGGGGATTCTTCGGTTCTGATCAAGGACCTTCCGGAAGCGAACCATATAATCATGAACCTCCCCCAGATAGCCGATCAGTTCCTCGGCGTCGCCATGGATAAGCTGAAGAAGGGAGGGACCGCCCACATGTACAAGATCATCGAAAGGGAACAGTTCTCCGACTTCTGCGGAGACCTGATAATCCTGATGAAGGCAAGGGGCCACTCCATAGGGATTCGCAGTTTCGAACTTAAGACGTATTCGCCGACTATGAGCGTATACTCATTGGATATCCAAAAATTCTGAGAGAAGAGTCTGGTGAAGGCCGATACCCTCACCAGTTGATGATCAATCCTTTTTGTTGATCTGCTCCAGTGTCACTCCGGTCTGCCCCTGGTAGTGGCCACTCCTCTCTGCATAATCCTTGAGAGTGTCGCTGTTCAGGGTCTCGAACACCATCTGACAGAACCTCTCCCCGATGGGGAGTTCTATCGGATCGTCAGTTGCATTGTAAGCTCCCAATGTGAGGGTTCCCTCGAAACCAGCATCGATCTTACCGAATGCCCCTATTATCCCTTTCCTGATCCATGTGGTCCTCAGCCAGAGCTGGGCACATACATCCTTGGGCATCCTCACCCTCTCGATTGTGGACACATAGAACATTGTCCTGGGAGGGATGGTCACGGTACCCTCGGTCTTAAGGTCGGGATCCCCCCTTACCATTATCTCCTTGATGCGAAGGTCGTATCCGTTGGGCGTGAGCCCTCTCTCGTGATAATCGCTGATGCCCAGATATCCGGTCATCATGCTTTCGACGATGTCCTTGTCCGAAAGTATTGCCATGACCTCCGCATGGTATCCATTCGATAAATGTTATCTTATCGTTAATACATCCCGAGCTCATGATAATCCCGAGATTCCTGGCGGATGGCCAGACCATCGGAGTGACCGCACCCTCCTTCGGAGTGACCGAACCTACAGACATCGTTCGTTTCCAACATGCAGAGAAGAAGCTTATGGAGAAGGGTCACCCGATTAGGAAGACGCCCAACGTCCATACTGCGGATGAGAGCGGCAGAAGCTCCCCCCTCATGCAAAGGGTCATGGAACTGGGCAGCCTCTTGGAGGATCCTGAAGTAGGCGTGATAGTTTCCGCATCCGGAGGCGATTACCAATGCGAAATGCTCATGGGCATGGACTGGGATTTTGTGGAAAGGCATCCCAAATGGATGCAGGGGTACTCGGACAACACCGTTCTTCTGTTCAAAACGACCGTTGAGCATGACATCGCCACGATCTACTGCGGCAATTTCGGGGATTTCGGCATGGAACCGTGGCACAGTAGCATCTCTGAAAACCTCGAATTCCTCGAGGGCAAGAGAAGAAGCCAGAAGTCGTTCGACCGTTATCAGGACGGATTCGCCGACAGGAACACCGGACTCGAACCCTTCAGCGAGGACAAGAAGGTCGAATGGGTCTGCCCCGCCGGAGATGTTTCTTTCGAAGGGAGGCTGATCGGAGGCTGCATGGACGTGCTGGAATGGTATAACAAAAAGGGCAACCTCAGTATGGATGGTTTCATTCAGAAGTACTCCGGGGAGGGCATAATATGGTACATGGAGACCTACGACATGGACGAATCCAGAATCAGGAAGATGTTCGAGAGTATGTCCAGGGACGGGTGGTTCGAGGGAGTTACAGGATTCGTCTTCGGAAGGCCGCTTTTCTTCAAAGGCGCAGACTATCAGAAGACGATAATCGAATCTCTCAAAGAATTTGATGTTCCTATAGTGTTCGATGCGGATGTCGGGCACAAAGGGCCCAGGATGACGTTCTTCAACGGCATCAAGGCCAGATTCGATGTGTCCAACGGTTCCGCCGAACTTAGTTATGATTTCAGTGCCTGATCACTCAACGATGATCTGCACGGTCTTAGTGTCGCCCTCAGATCCTTGCCATTCACGGAGATAATCGAGCACAACGTTGTAGGTTCCTGCCTTCTCGCAGTGGAAGGTGAAATAATGGACACCTCCGGCACCGCAGACCATAGGTTCGGTCTTTTCAGTGACATATTCATCGCTCTTGAGCTTGAGACCATCGGTAGAAACGACCTTCCAGTCGTATCCTGTGGTCACGTTACCCTCCAGACCGATAGTGACATCCTCTCCGACCTTTGCCTTTAAGGTACCTGATTCCTCGATGATCGTCGCTTCCATCTCGTCACCTTGTGCTTCGGAATCCCCGAACAGGACTATGGCCCCTGCTAGGACCGCCAACGCCGCAACGGCTGTCATGGCGAATACGTACTTCATATCCATGTTACGGACTCCTTGGAGTTCATTTTCGCTTGGAAAGTACATAAAGATGCCTACAGGATAATCAGTTAAATCATAAGAATCCTATATCGTGGTTTATGGGACTAATCAAGGCGCTCGCAGGTTCCGTCAGCGGAACATTGGCAGATCAGTGGAAGGAATTCTTCTACTGCGAATCGATGCCTAAGGAAATCTTAATGATAAAGGGTGTCAAACAGGTCGGAAAGCGTTCCAGCAATACCAAGGGAAGCGACAACATCATCAGTAACGGTTCCGGTATCGCTGTTGCGGACGGCCAGTGTATGATAATCGTTGAATCCGGAAAGGTCGTGGAGATCTGTTCTGAACCCGGTACATACACCTACGACAAATCCACAGAGCCCAGCGTCTTCACCGGAGGACTCGGCAAGGGTGTCATCAACACCTTCAAGACCATGGGCAGACGTTTCACATACGGTGGCGACACCGGAAAAGACCAGCGTGTCTACTACTTCAACATGAAGGAGATCCTGGACAATAAGTTCGGGACATCGACACCGATTCCCTTCCGCGTGGTCGACAGGAACATCGGACTGGATATCGATGTATCCGTCCGCTGTTTCGGAGTATTCTCATACAAGATCTCCGACCCTATCCTGTTCTACACCAACGTCTGCGGTAACGTCAAGGACCAATACTCAAGGACAGAGATCGACGATCAGCTCAAGACAGAGTTCATCGCGGCCCTCCAGCCCGGATTCGGAAAACTCTCCGACCTCGGACTTCGTCCAAACCAACTGGTCAACCACAGCGAGGAACTTCAGGACGCTATGAACGACGCACTGTCCAAGAAGTGGTCAGAGACCCGCGGACTCGACG
This window contains:
- a CDS encoding dCTP deaminase; the encoded protein is MAILSDKDIVESMMTGYLGISDYHERGLTPNGYDLRIKEIMVRGDPDLKTEGTVTIPPRTMFYVSTIERVRMPKDVCAQLWLRTTWIRKGIIGAFGKIDAGFEGTLTLGAYNATDDPIELPIGERFCQMVFETLNSDTLKDYAERSGHYQGQTGVTLEQINKKD
- a CDS encoding SPFH domain-containing protein — protein: MGLIKALAGSVSGTLADQWKEFFYCESMPKEILMIKGVKQVGKRSSNTKGSDNIISNGSGIAVADGQCMIIVESGKVVEICSEPGTYTYDKSTEPSVFTGGLGKGVINTFKTMGRRFTYGGDTGKDQRVYYFNMKEILDNKFGTSTPIPFRVVDRNIGLDIDVSVRCFGVFSYKISDPILFYTNVCGNVKDQYSRTEIDDQLKTEFIAALQPGFGKLSDLGLRPNQLVNHSEELQDAMNDALSKKWSETRGLDVVSVAIGSVTLPPEDAELIKNAQKAGMLRDPSMAGATLVEAQASALKTAAGNEAGAVTGLMGVGMIGQMGGGGMNAGAYYDRADQQRQQQQAAQAAQPAAGAWTCSCGATATGKFCPECGAKKPEVTGWTCQCGHVNKGKFCTECGAKKPAGTPKFRCDKCGWEPADPSKPPKFCPECGDPFNDEDMV